Part of the Quercus robur chromosome 5, dhQueRobu3.1, whole genome shotgun sequence genome, GCCATGAAGGGGAAGACGGCAACAAATCTCGATGGCATGCTCAAACGAACAGATTTACCCTTCACTGCTAGTGCTTTGGAGTGCCCCTTGCCTCCAAAGTTTTGCCTACCTCAGCTGGAGTTTTATAATGGCACGAAAGACCCTTTTAACCACATAGGGGATTTCAAGACAATTCTAAATCTCCAGCAAACTCCAGATGAAGTCCTATACAGGTCTTTTCCCACCACTCTCAGGGAAGCTACCAAGGTGTGGTTTAGTAAATTGCTAGCATCTTCAATTGCAAACTTCAACAGCTCAGTGACTCGTTTGTCCGCCACTTCATTGGGGGGCAGCGCCACAAAAGGCCAACCTCTTACTTGCTGACAGTGCGACAACAGGAAGGGGAAAGCTTGAGGGAGTATGTGAAGCACTTCGACAAAGCTGTGCTCGAGATTAATGACGCAGATGACCAAGTCATAATGATGACCTTTTAGGCTAGACTCAACAATCCTGATCTCGTCTTTTCACTAGGAAAGACGCTACTAACCTCCATGACAGATCTTCTATTCAAAGCTCAAAAGTACATGAACGGGAGGATGCTCTCGCTGTAAAGGGGTTAACGAGAAAACGGAAGAAGGAAGAACCCAGTGACCCCCAAGGTAAGAAAAAGGACCACAAAGACCATTCCTTGAAAAGCAAGGCTAGCAAGAGCAGCCCAAAAGTCTCGAAGAAAAGGTTGAACTTCACCCCATTGGTGATGCTTGCGGACAAAATCCTGATGTAGATTAAGGATAACCCTGGCCTAAAATGGCCAAAGTCGTTAAGCACGTCTTCCAGGAAGCATGACCCGAAGAAATACTGTCGTTTCCACAAGGATCACGACCACTACACTGATGAATGTCGTGATTTGAAGGAATAGATTGAGGAACTAATTCAACGGGGTAAGCTCCAAAAGTTCATCAAGAGAGATCATCAGTCTCGATCAAGAACAGAAGATAAACCCCATGACGACAATGAAGACGATGGACAAGCTCATCTGAAGCAGGCTGTAGGGGAAATAAGGATGATAACAAGTAGACTAGTATTAggaggatcatacaagtcccTAAGGAGGACTCATCAGAGGCAGATCAACGGTGTTCATGTTAAGCATCCTTTAGCAAAGTACCATTGCACAAAGAATGACAACATAACTTTCTCTGAACGTGATGCAAATGGAATCAAGCAATCCCATGACGACCCCCTTGTCATCagttgttcttaaaatattgataataaaCTTCTAGTTAGAGTAGAAGTCAAAAcgttggttttttcttttagaaagaaaatgtAGGTTGTTGTatgggatttaagtttagaatttttttataataaaattttagtttgaatagaatttaaatttgtagaaatttaaatgataaagttttactTAAATTAAGCAGTTTtcaaatattatcccttaatttgaagaaatatatcctaacaaatgatataaaattaatttactaatttgtgAGAGTagcttttctaaaaaaaatcgtGAGAGTAGCCACTTATTAAAATCATGGCTTCtaagttcaaattatatatatatatatatatatatatgttgatgtgATGGTTTTTACTACAGTATTATAAGGGCTTTACTAATATAAGCCcattagtaaaccattttaggaaacTTTTTGAAAACCTGACAAGTTATATATCATTTTATGTCACCTCAAACTTCAGTTTTtgtaatgactttttttttttttttttaaactttttactTAGGGTTCGgttaatgtatattttttctcatttaaaaaaattaagtacagCTTAGTCATTTTGCTTAGTTCAATCCAGCCATGTCAAAAGATTATCAGCAATCACTTGGCATAGTAAAGTTGGAGATCTGACAAGTTATATATCATTTCGTGTCAGctcaaattttagtttttgtaatGACTTTTTTTAAACGTTTGGGTTTGGTTAATGTACATTTttgtctcattaaaaaaaattggtaacaGCTTAGTCATTTTGCTTAGTTCAATCTGGCCATGTCAAAAGATTATTAGCAATTACTTAGCAGAGTAAAAAAGCAACATTTTTCATTAGTATTTCAAGTTTCCATGCACATAGAAACCATACCAACAACCCTATAAActatgcccttagggcacttgTTAACAAATGTCATATTATAAAAGCATGGGTAATACTTACATGCTCCTCTCAAATGAGAGGTGGGCCCCATAGTAAGACCCACGTGTAGAGCCCACCTCTCGTGAGAGGAGGTAGTATTATTTCCGAactattcaataattttccaaagTATGTTGAAAAATGCAAAAGCGTGTGTCATGTCTAAGGGTGagtttagttcaattttttgaaactgagttttttgaaaaagtggggtTTTCAAAAAGTGTTTTATGATATTGGGCTTTTgtaaaagctgagtgtttggtaaaaactgttaaaaaatgttttttgaaaaaattgaatgtttagctagcacttataaaagtggtggTTTGAgtggtaaattaccaaaaatgacaatatatataaaggagtttatttcatacttaaatcaatattatgaaattatttttttctcaccaatattagctaataataatctaccacttaagatttattgtgaaagtattgtgaaaatattgtgataatttatactgattttaatttgaacgtactattacaattatttttttctcaccaatattaactaataataacctaccacttaagatttattgtgaaagtattatgaaaatattgtgaaaatattatgaaaatattatgacagtatttcttaattttaatttcttattctttattttatatttcccttattttattttatttttatccatatttccttcttctttttccttctttttttctcctccacacacgtgcccttactttttttttctttatttccttctttcgTCTTTTTCCCTACCACTTCACACTCCAGCCACACAGAGCTAagctctttcttcctctttctttttctattttctttcttcctttctcccttttcttttgCCATTTCGTCTGCAAGTTTCTTTCCCTCTATCCCATCAAAACACATAAACTTAAAGGTCACACACAACCACACAGTTTGATTCTCATCAAACGAAGTTGACTCAATACCATGTCAAAACTCTGGTGGTACCTGGTGGTTTTTGGTAACAGATCAGTGTTGCTTGGTGTTTTGTTGATCAAAACTCTACCTTCAAAATGTATTTCTCAGATCAAATTagacataaataaaattttgaaaaaaatatacaaaggaATGCGCGTTGAAGAAAACGAAGAAAGAAGTAGAAGAGGATGGCATAAGAGTGAGCTTCAGGGCTAAGGGCagagcagagagatgagatgagatgaaAGGAGAGGAATGAGGAATCTGACATGAGAACTGAGGACATATTCTGATTTATTgaagggtaatttggtaattgcACTGTGAGTCCAACGGATATAAATCAATGCGCACGGGTTTTTTCCAAAATGTACCTCTGAGCTACTTTATGGCATTGCACGTTCTCTTCACAaacccaaaacgcaactttttccaaaaagttgcgttttagaCCTAACCAAATGGGCTTTTTGTATTTGCTTTCTTCAAAACAGGCTTTTTGGGTTGGGAAAGCTGAAACAAACAATCACTAAGCAAAAGCTTcttgttatcttgtatttgttgtgaaatatttttgttctcttacCACTTGTTGCTTCTTTTTCTCACCGAGATATTTGAACAGACTAATGTCTATGTCGAATGGGCAGGCTTCTCCTATGCAGCTTTAGTTACATAACTGGACTTTGATTTGGACTCATCTCGACCAAAGGtggattttatcaaaaaatggATCTTGTCTCTTAAAAAGACGAGTTCCATGTTTTAAGTAAAACTTGTCCCTTGAAGAGACAACACTCAAACTCAGGTGGCCCAGTTTTTAAAATGGCCATATGAGCTTTAGCCAGATCCGCACGGTTAAGTTTTAAACAGTGttattttgtcaaagaattttAAACAATGTATTGTTAAAGCAAAAATGGCTGGTTTACAGGAGTTGTGtacattaatattatatatatatatatatacatatatatatttatttatttatttattaataaaaacaatgTTTTCAATGTTTCATTACTATTTTAGGCAGATATAAAACTAACCCCTATACAAAGCCCAGTAGCCGCCAACTATGAAAAAACTTTCTAATACTGACCCTGATGCAAAACATATTAGTAATTCCATGTAAAGCTAGCTTATAAAATTCACATCACAAATTCACCTGTAAAATTAACATCACTTGTACAAAACATCACAAATTCAAACTAACCCTCATGCAAAACATTCATTCAACATAACATATGCGCTTGAAAAAATCAGGTCAGCATACACCATTTTAGGAATCTAACCAGAATTTACATTCATGAAACAACAAATATGTCCAAAACTACATGAATAGTTAGTCAATACAATACAGCACAAAACAAACGATAGTAAATCATCAATGTTCATGACTCCTTAAATACAATACGatacaaaaccaaagaaagcaATTTCCATatgccaataaaaaaaattaaaaaaagaaaaaggaaatcaaTGTCCATGATTTATACAATACAAATCAAAAGAGTAAGTATTTAGTTTTAGTACTCTAAAAACaatgctccctcctctcacatacTGTTGGATCCTATTGGTTGAATACTTGAATTCATGGTTGGACCATTCATtcatgtaaaaaagaaaaaagaggaaaaaaagaaaaagcattaCTTCCAGGATATCATATAATTTTCCTATGTTAATTCATAACATAGGTCTTTCTCCACTTCAGACACCAGcccatctcaaaaaaaaaacattcgaCCACAGCAAAAGAAAGCTGCATCTCACAATGTAAACAAGGTCGCTAACTTTCAGTCTCCACTCATCTACTTGAATGCTCAACCAGTCGAGCTTAGCGttccaaaaaagaaaccaaagagagaagacagattaaaggaaaatactatccttaaaaaaatttctttacacaataattataagtttttaaTATCCAGTCACGTGTAACAGAAGATCCTATACCCTGCATTTAACATGCTGCCAAATCATTCTATATCGATTCTGTATAAATAACACCACTATAAcctaaaataaaacatatattaaTTAACAATACTAGGCTAATACCCACAACCCACttacagaaaattcaaaactccaCCATATCAACATTGCCAGGCTAGCTATCTTCAACCAGGATCTCAGCTTTGGTTCCTGATTAATCTCTCAAAAGAAAAGGTTGTACTTGATGTGCAATCTAGTTCACGAAAGACATATTTGGACACAAAACTGATGTTGAGAGGACATGGTGAGAGATTCCAGGAGATTATGATACATACACAATGATCAGTTATGGAGAATGTTACAACTTAAAAGCCAAAGACAcctgattctcaaaaataaaagggaaacaaaaaggcaaaaaaaaaaaaggaataaaaaaaattgcatacagCATAGTTACTCAGAATTTTCAGAATCATTGGAAAAGCTACTCCAAAGCCATTTGTCACTGTTAAAGCTAGCAAGATtgccttctttatttttttattttttcttttcaagatcCAAGCCTAGTACAAATACATTTATAGCCAAAATTTGACAACCTGTTAGGGTGGTGAGTTCTGTCAACATTAAATGCTTTAGAGCACCTGATACATTTCCTTCAAAAGCCCTaggaaacatgaaaaaaaaaacaagatttttaaaGTTCATTCTGCCATTTGACTATATTCACTAAAGAAAAAAGCCCATCAAATTACAACACtgtaaaaattgataaaaggtagtttctaaatctttttatttGCCACGGACAACAAAAAGACTACAAAATGCATACATCAAAATTCAACACGAGGAGCCTGTGCAAGTATCAGAAGTTTATATCATACATGTATAAATGTCAGTTTAAATATTCACTTAAATAAAAGCATGTAAGCAAATCaggtttttcaaataaaaactgCTCCTACATCAGCAGAATTTTCCCTGCACATCCATGCTAACATCTGTATAATTGTTCTCCAAATAAGAAAATATGCTTCAAATGATTTCATTCTTTAACTTGAAAAGATTTAAGAGAATCTACTTGGCAAATACACTTACCACTGAAATCAATTTCAACATGCTGCATTGAGCCCATCAACTGATATCTTTCGAGAACAGTCTTTCAACTAATTTAGTTTCCCAGTAAGAGCCTATAGTTGTCCTTTCTCAAACTCCAACATGGGGATGTAGTTTTGATGGATTTTAAGCTGAAAAACTTCTAAAATTTAACTCCTTGAGCAAAGATGCGTGGATGATATCAATCATCTAGCAATCATCAGAATGAATTATATCTGCTTTCCAAAATCCAGCAGATGACTAAAATTCTCCAAGCAACCCCTTAATGCCTCCAGCCTGATGGTTCCTTATCCCACGTGGGACTATCAAGAGATGGGGGTTGGATCTGTGGTGACATGGACAATCAGTGCTAAGCCATGACATTTATCCACAGAGACAGTTGTACCCCAATGGCTACCAGTGTCTTATCTCCTGAAGCATATTTAAAAAGAAGGATCAAGAGAGGAGAAAAGGAATACTGTCAAACAAAGAGTTATATGATAACGATTGTGCACTGTTGTCAATGTAGCTGTAAAATCTGCCTATCTCCCAGAAAACAAccactaaaatttgaaaaacaacaaacaaagtcCAGGTCCTTAATTCAGGAGAATTTCAGAATCTTTTGACAGTTGGTGATTCCTAGAGTGATTTCAGATAATGTACCATGCCATTAGAGTCTTGATATAAATAAGAAGCTATGGCACTAAATATCAAGCAGAAACTGATCTGGACTAAGTTTGTAGCATCCCAGAGTCCATTTTTAAtaatgacaaataaaaaattaaacaagtaGTACAATTTCTTTTCTAAGCTTTCAAAGTAGTGCATAACCTCACATAAGTTGGTAAGAGATATAACCATTCTAGAAAGCCtagaaattctttttttccaaTGTGTATAGAAAATCCCCTTTCAGATACTCAAATAATgtaggaaaagaaaagacaacTACAAAACTAAAGACAGgttgaattgaattttattatattccaGGTTAACTCTATGGTAAATTGCAATTTCCCACCCTAAACTATAGGGTCACTTGCAATGTCTCCTAGAACTTTAAATTTGAGAAATCAACCCCCTAAACCATGTAATTAGTTACAATATCCCACTACTATTAAAATCTCTTCAATTCCTTCATATTTGACCTCACTTTCTACATGCTCATCATGGGATATCAGGGAAGAAAGATAAAGAACAATAAACTCTTGATCATGGTTAAGCATGTGAATTTTAAGGTAAAATACAACACAAATCGGAGAAACTTTAATGTTAATGAGATATAGCAACTGACCCCAAATTTGGAAGTTTGATTTACTCAAATTTAAGGCTTACAGAGAGACTACAATTAACCTCATAATTCGTGGTGGGAAAATGCAATTCACCATTAAATTTATCAAGGTTACGAAACTTCCAAATGAAGCTCAAAAGAGAGTTGCTATTTCAATTtacaaaattcccaaattaCATCTAACAGGGACAAAAAGGCTAAAGTTGTTACAATTGCATTTGCGGACATATCTGCATTGAGGTTCTCTAAAGCTTTTAAATTAGAAAACTGAAATTCAGTTTGTTACCTAGTATTACTTCCCTCTCAAACTGATGCTCTTTCGCTTCTCATTCAGTGCAATTCGTCTTGCCATAGCAGGATTGTAGAACTTTTTCATATGTTCTGAAAGCCTGTGGATGGCACGGAGATCACCAATCACCGAAAGCTGCATCAAAAATGAATCAAACTTCCGATACGGCAATTTCATTCCCTTGTTTACCATATCTTCCAAAAGAAAACATGCATCTTCAATCTTATTGCAACCAAAAAGCCCATCAATCATCAAGCAATAAGTATCTGTGTCCTGTGCACAGCCTCTCTTATCCATCTCGTGCCAAGACTCGAATGCCCCATCAGGATCTGCCATCTTAAAGAACATTAAAATCAGCATATTATAGGTCTGCACGCTAGGCACACAACCCACCTCAAGCATTCTGCCATAAAGCCTAAGTGCTTCACTACTCTTTTGATTGTCACAAAGGACCTTGAGAAAACAATTATAAGTAACAATATCAGGAGGGTAACCTTTATTACCCATCTCTTCTATGAACTTGTAAGCTTCCTCAAtctttccaaccaaacacatccCTTCAATCAGCTCTTTGTATGTTGAAACATCAGGAAGGCAACCACTGTGTATCATATGCCCCAGAAGTTTAAAGCATTCATCCATTCTATCATTCTGGACAAAAGCCACAATCATGATTGCATAAGTTTTAGCAGTGGGAGAAGACATGGTAGAACCTTTCGTTCTCATGAACTCAAAGAGTTCAGCTGCTTCCGTTATCATCCCTGCCTTGCAAAAGGTATCAATGGCCGTATTGTAAGTAAAATTATCAGGCGTATGACCCAAATCAATCATTTCTTCCAGTACCCTCATTCCTCTACTTGGGTTTCTTACTCTACACCATCCAAAAAACAATATATTGTAAGTATTTGCATCAGGTGTAACCTTGTTTTTCACCTTCTTAAACATGGCTTCAGCATCCTTAACCAGACTACACTTGCACAAAGCATCCAACAGCAAGTTAAAGGCATTGATCTCTGGCTGCGTTTTCACCCTTATCCTCTTCTTTTTGGCAAATTTCTGCAAATAGGTTAGATGCTTTTCAGTGTACtgtctcaaaattttcaacagaACTTCCACAGGTACAGCATTCTTATCATGCCTCTTCATGTAATCCAATAAATCACAAACAATTCGAAACTGCTTGACCTTGTATTTTGTACTAGAAAGTATGTCAATCATATCATTATACGCTCGAGGCTCATGGGCATAGTTCTCTTGATGCCCTGCCCACGTAAAAAacctaaatgctattttctccTCAAACCGGAGCCTATGAAGGACCTGTACTACTAAATCAGTAGTCAATTTCACACCAACTTGGTCAAGAGTCTTCTCCATATTATGATGTGCATTAGAGTGCTTGACAACAGCATTGTACAACTTCTCACCATCACTTTCTAAACATTTATTATCCCCAACATCTTTCACAGTACAATCAAATGTTGGACCCAATGGAGCAATTTCTGAACAAAAGGGCCGCACACCAACCTTAAAAGCAACAGGCAGACTCGAAGGGTATGAAAATTTGACTAAATCAAAAAAAGATGTTTGTAGTAATGACATATTGGGACTAAGCAGCCATTGAGAGGCAACAGAAACGGGAACTTGGCATGTTGGTTCAACTGGTCCATTTATCTTAAAATTATAGAATAAGGAAGAAGGGCTTCTAATTCTAATAGCAAATAAATGTTTACAGAGTGTCCTCATGTTGAAGgctgtttttgttttaaattgcAGGATATTACAATGAGCAATGCAACTGGTGGTGAGAAGTACGAGAACCACAACTACAATGGGCTAGGGAAATGAATCTTCTACTGACTTGGCTCCCCATCAGTGACACCCACTGAAATGGAACAGAACAATCTTACTTCAACAAAGATAAATACACACACTCACACGCACTGGTGGGCATTTTGTGTGCACCTAGAAATGTATACCCTGGCCAAGATGGCAAACTGCTCCGGCAGTCAGTCAGACCATGAACATTCAGTAAGTCCACTTACTAGACCTGCGAAATGGACACGGcacagaataaaaaaaaaaaaaacaatcaggaattttatcaaacagTTTGTGTGCATGTAACGAAAATAGAGAGAgcgaaggagagagagagagcaacggGTTTTTATTAGAGATAGAACAGAACACTCaggaattttatcaaacatTTCGCATGCATGTAACTATCCCACCAAAATTTTAAGACAAAtttacacagagagagagagagagagagagagatttgctAGCAAGCAGCTCACCTTCTCATGCGGCGTCGTACCGTTTGATATTTATACTGAAAATGGCACTTTATTAACTGCTAAATTATCCCCTGAGATTTGAGAAAGAAACTTATTACTCCAAGGTTCCAGACTGATTTATCAGTCTGGCACTTTTTATCGAAAAACTAATTATACTTCAAGACTGATAAATTATAAATCAGtctagcacttttttttttttttttttttggttttttagaaaaaatccaAGGTTCCAGACTGATTTATCAATCAAATATCCAATTAGTTTTTCGAAGCAGCCAAAATTAATGGtgtaataatttcttttatcttttaagaacaaacaaacttttttgttttttttagaaataagttCGCTTACAAATTACACACGGTTACAACTCCCACTAACAAATTTAGTATAgatgcatattttaaaattttaattattgaattgcatattcattatatttttaacatacataTCAAGTTTTATACCAATCAaatgtatttattatttgattcatagaattattttttatgcaataattttagattacaaaaatttaaaatttaaacacatgattattgataataaaaaaattgacaactcttaagtaatttttttaagagagtttaaATCTATGAAATCCGCTCTTAACggtagctctttattatcatatCAAGGCACCAATTGACTTTTTGTATAGGCAAAAAtcgaatctcaaatctcttatttaaccataaaaaactttatcaattaagctaactagaacccactaaaatttttcttttttaatagctAACTAAAACattaaactttaaagtttatcaaaaaaacattaaactctaaaaaacaaaataatgactTTACCAATTGGCTTcgcctttctctctctcttgggtCGACGGACTTCACAAATGGGCTGAAACTGTCGTTTAAAAAGTCATTTTGTAAAACATGGCTAGTTCACTTCAAATAGTTCATTCAACTTTCCCCGTGAGCTGATTTTCGAGTTTCCAAGATAAGCCTCCGCATCTGAGCTtctccaaaaagcccaaaaagggCCCCAGCTTTAGCTTAAAAGCCTGCTTTTCTAAAATCTCACCTCACATACCAACAAAAATGCCCAAAAATCTTCTATAGGGCTGAATCTTTTCAGCCCTCCCAAATGGGGCCAGTCTTGTTGCGTAACCCTAGGCCCAATGGAACGactttgaaatatatatatatatatatatatatttatttatttatagttttttttattaaaaatgacatAGTTTAGCTACAAATCTACcattatattacattttcttcttaaattctTTATggatgcttgcaaaatttctaaaaaattaaatattaatagctatgtcattaataaatggctaaaatttttttaaaaattatttaaaattatacataaaatataagcttatagatcatatagtaaataatatctgattgacacaaaatttgacatgtattaAGCAAGGTTATCAATTTCATACCGTACCGGCCGTATCTGCCAATTTCGAcatgtaatttttgaatttttgttaggacataatggtaacttatttgtattaacttattagtattatttgttttcttagtatgcaatggtaacttttaagctttctattttatttttttcctcttttaattgatactaaagtctaaaatcatgaataattagttctgaattgaggaaatgttttatggtaaacttttatatttattataatatatacacacacacacacacacacacacacacacacacacatatatatatatatatatatatatatatatatatatttataaatataaaaaatagcagTAAACCCGAAAcagtacaccggtattgactggtatccgaaatatatcgtaccggtagccaaaccggtacggcctccagtacggtattgacatccttggtATTAAGAGCATACATCACATATAATccaacaattaaattttcaaaatatgtagtaatgttaatgatattgagtaaggttgtaacaataagctacaactaattttgtaactaaactttatcattaaaaaaattataaatttcagCCTTTCTCACTTTCCTCCCTCCTGATAGTGACTCTCTTAATCTACCAattaataattcataaattgAAAATCGAAAAAATTGGTATTATCCACATGGAATAATTTAGTATTTACATGtccataattaaaattaaagccAATATTATTTATTCGttcagttaaattttcaaattaatcattttaagGATCAACCAAACTGATCTAAGATAATCTTATACGTGCATGTCTATTGTGAGACCTTTGATCAATAAGGTTTAAGCTTTGGTAAAATCATCATGATCTGGGCATGATTTTGCACATGAAAAAGAACAATTCATCCTTAATTTCACAGTAACCACTTATGATGTTAAGTTTAAGGAAAAGctcatttataaaatttg contains:
- the LOC126726489 gene encoding pentatricopeptide repeat-containing protein At1g73400, mitochondrial; its protein translation is MRTLCKHLFAIRIRSPSSLFYNFKINGPVEPTCQVPVSVASQWLLSPNMSLLQTSFFDLVKFSYPSSLPVAFKVGVRPFCSEIAPLGPTFDCTVKDVGDNKCLESDGEKLYNAVVKHSNAHHNMEKTLDQVGVKLTTDLVVQVLHRLRFEEKIAFRFFTWAGHQENYAHEPRAYNDMIDILSSTKYKVKQFRIVCDLLDYMKRHDKNAVPVEVLLKILRQYTEKHLTYLQKFAKKKRIRVKTQPEINAFNLLLDALCKCSLVKDAEAMFKKVKNKVTPDANTYNILFFGWCRVRNPSRGMRVLEEMIDLGHTPDNFTYNTAIDTFCKAGMITEAAELFEFMRTKGSTMSSPTAKTYAIMIVAFVQNDRMDECFKLLGHMIHSGCLPDVSTYKELIEGMCLVGKIEEAYKFIEEMGNKGYPPDIVTYNCFLKVLCDNQKSSEALRLYGRMLEVGCVPSVQTYNMLILMFFKMADPDGAFESWHEMDKRGCAQDTDTYCLMIDGLFGCNKIEDACFLLEDMVNKGMKLPYRKFDSFLMQLSVIGDLRAIHRLSEHMKKFYNPAMARRIALNEKRKSISLRGK